A genomic stretch from bacterium includes:
- a CDS encoding sigma-70 family RNA polymerase sigma factor, with translation MDDKELVESFKHGSTYEKDKAFNRIVSLYRERLYAVIRGFTNDHDDTDDLLQETFVKAFEHLHKFRGESSLYTWLCRIAINQSISFQRKKKLKNLVSLENLSVPLRSRQQDPEGILQETELKNMIREAVDQLSEKQKIVFNLRFYDELSHAEIAQITGNSIGTIKANFFHAIQKVKQFIENRYAISGK, from the coding sequence ATGGATGATAAAGAACTCGTAGAATCATTTAAACATGGTTCGACCTACGAAAAGGACAAGGCCTTCAACCGGATCGTATCGTTATACCGTGAACGTTTATATGCCGTTATTCGGGGTTTCACAAATGATCATGACGACACGGACGATCTTTTACAGGAAACTTTTGTGAAAGCATTTGAACATTTACATAAATTCCGGGGTGAGAGTTCTCTCTATACTTGGTTATGCCGTATCGCAATTAACCAATCGATCTCTTTTCAGAGGAAAAAAAAGTTGAAAAATTTAGTTTCATTGGAAAATTTATCTGTTCCGCTTAGATCGCGTCAGCAAGACCCGGAAGGGATACTCCAGGAAACCGAACTGAAGAATATGATTCGTGAAGCCGTAGATCAATTATCGGAAAAACAAAAAATCGTTTTTAATTTGCGCTTTTATGATGAGTTGAGTCATGCGGAAATTGCGCAGATCACGGGAAACTCCATCGGAACTATCAAAGCAAATTTTTTTCATGCGATCCAAAAGGTTAAGCAGTTTATTGAAAACCGATACGCCATATCCGGAAAATGA
- a CDS encoding MarR family transcriptional regulator, whose amino-acid sequence MPIEDKIKQAKFRNEHHRLLANLFYQYNGLIYEQQKILKPFDISFQQFNILSILRGQYPNTASIQLLKERLLDQNSDVSRLVDRLLKKKLLNRNTCPEDRRQVDVIITEKGLELLAQIDEKASQIDSLVSNLSSSEAETLNKLLDKIR is encoded by the coding sequence ATGCCAATTGAAGACAAAATCAAACAAGCTAAATTTCGCAACGAACACCACCGTCTGCTGGCAAATTTGTTCTATCAATACAACGGACTTATTTACGAACAACAGAAAATATTAAAGCCGTTTGATATTTCATTTCAACAATTTAATATCCTGAGCATATTACGAGGCCAATACCCCAACACCGCTTCGATACAATTGCTTAAAGAACGACTGTTGGACCAAAATTCAGATGTATCGCGCCTGGTCGATCGTCTGCTCAAAAAGAAATTGCTCAATCGTAATACTTGCCCTGAGGATCGCCGTCAAGTTGACGTCATCATTACGGAAAAAGGGCTGGAGCTTCTAGCTCAAATTGACGAGAAAGCTTCGCAAATTGACTCGCTCGTTTCCAATCTCTCATCTTCGGAAGCAGAGACCTTAAATAAACTTTTAGATAAGATTAGATAA
- a CDS encoding YceI family protein, producing MKKMNALIVALLLSASSAFAQTTWEVDQVHTNVIFSVSHMVVAEVTGNFTDFNATITGTKSDYSDAQAEMTIKVGSISTDNEKRDGHLKSEDFFAVEKFPVITFKSKSFTKTGDNTYKITGDFTMRGVTKTIELDAKFKGEINDPWGNVKSGWKVTGSIDRTEYGVNWNKAIEAGGFVVGKTVDITINGEFAKKK from the coding sequence ATGAAAAAAATGAATGCACTTATTGTTGCATTGTTGCTTTCCGCTAGTTCTGCTTTCGCGCAGACAACTTGGGAAGTTGATCAGGTTCATACCAATGTTATTTTTAGTGTTTCACACATGGTTGTCGCTGAAGTTACAGGTAATTTTACGGATTTCAACGCGACGATTACCGGCACGAAGTCGGATTATTCTGATGCGCAGGCTGAAATGACCATCAAAGTCGGCAGCATAAGCACCGATAACGAAAAAAGAGACGGGCATTTGAAATCGGAAGACTTTTTTGCAGTAGAAAAATTTCCTGTTATAACTTTTAAAAGCAAGTCGTTCACTAAAACCGGCGACAACACTTATAAGATCACAGGCGACTTCACGATGCGCGGCGTGACGAAAACGATCGAACTCGACGCGAAGTTCAAAGGCGAGATTAATGACCCGTGGGGAAACGTCAAGTCAGGCTGGAAAGTTACCGGCTCCATAGACCGCACCGAATATGGCGTTAATTGGAATAAAGCCATTGAAGCCGGCGGGTTTGTAGTTGGGAAGACAGTTGACATTACTATCAACGGAGAGTTCGCTAAAAAGAAATAA